From the Planctomycetota bacterium genome, the window CCCGACGACACCAGCGTCGAGGCCACCATCGAGATCTTCTTCAGCGAGGGCACCACCGTCACCCTGGTTCGCGGCGTCGACGACCGCGAGTTCGAAGATGTCGTCATCAACAACCTCGACGAGATCATCAACCGGCCCAACGCCACGAACTGGTACGGCTTCCGCGTCACCGCCCCGGCCCCCATCGTCGTCACCTTCGAGCATTGGGACGGCGGCCTCGGCGGCGGATTCCAGACGCCCTTCATGCCTGTGAACGGCATCGTCCCGCTCTCCGACGTGCTGACCCTCTAGCACGCCCGCCTCGAAACTCAACGAACCACGCGCCCGCGGACCACTCCGGTCCGCGGGTGTTTCCTTTTGCATGCGCCTATCGGACCACCCGGTCGTGTGTTTCTCCCGCCGGAACATGGGGCCGTCGCCCAGCGCGATGTCACTGTGGGCGATCTGCGCGGCGTGCCCGGGCGAGCCCGCGCACGTCGTCCGCTCCCTTGCGCCCAAGTGTGCGAGCGCCGCGGACGATGACCCACCGTCATCGATTGCCCCGCAAACAGGAGTCCGGACCATGAAGTGCGCCCGCCCGTCGTCTGTGTGCCGCAACGCCGCCACCATGCTCCTCGCCGGCGCGGCGATTGTCGCGCCCGCCCTCGTCGGCTGCCAGACCACCACCTCCGCCCGCTCCGCGAGCGGCGCCCGCGTGATGACGGCCTCGGCCCAGCAGGCGATGTCGCCCGCGCAGGTCGTCGAGGACCTCCGCCTGGGGAACGCCCGCTTCGTCGCGGGCACGCCCGATCGCCACGACTACGGGTCGCAGGTCCGCGAGACCGCCGGCGGGCAGCACCCCAAGGCCGTCGTGCTCAGCTGCATCGACTCGCGCGTCCCGCCCGAGATCGTCTTCGATCAGGGCGTGGGCGACATCTTCGTCGGGCGCGTCGCGGGCAACTTCGAGAACGAGGACCTCCTCGGCGGCATGGAGTACGCCACCGCGGTCGCCGGCGCCAAGGCCATCATCGTGCTCGGGCACTCCAGTTGCGGCGCCATCAAGGGCGCGATCGACCACGTCCGCCTGGGCAACCTCACCGCGTCGCTCGAGAACGTGCGCCCCGCCATCGAAGCCGCCAGCGCGCACGCCCACGCCGACCACCTCGACTCGCACAACGCGCCGTTCGTCCAGGCGGTCGCCGAGGCGAACGTCCGCCAGACCATGCGCGACATCATGGCGCGCAGCGAGGTGCTCCGCGAGCGCGTGGAGCGGGGCGAACTGACGATCGTCGGCGCCGTCTACGACCTCAAGACCGGCGCCGTGCAGTGGCTGAACGAGGACGTCTCCCGCCACCAGGTGACACACGGCGACAGCGCGCTCCCCGGCGAGCACGCCCCGGCCCGCGTCTGGGACGCGCGGTAGGACGCCGCCGCCGCTCATCGACTGCGCTCTGAAGCCCGGGATGCTGCGCCGTCCCGACGCACCCCGGCACATGCCGCCTTCATCTCCCGCGTGCATAATGCCCGTTGCCGCTCGCGACAGGCGCCGCGGCACATGCCGCCAGCCGCCGCGCGGGAGGGTTCCGTGATCCAGCCGCCCGAGATCGTCTCCGCCTCGACCCGCCCCGCCGCGGTCATCCGCCTGGCGATCCCGCGCGCGGAGATACGCCACGTCATGGGGCCGGCCATCAGCGAGATCCTGAGCACCGTCGCGGGGCAGGGCGCTGCCGTCAGCGGTCCGATGTTCTCGCACCACCTTTCCATGCCGTCCGGTCACTTCGACTTCAACGTCGGGTTCCCGATCACCGGCGTGCTCACCCCGCAGGGGCGCGTCGCGGCGGGCGTGCTTCCGGGCGGACGGGCCGCGCGCACCGTCTACCGCGGGAACTACGAGGGACTTCCCGCGGCGTGGGGCGCCTTCGAAGCCTGGCTCGCCGCCCAGAAACTCAGCCTCGGATCAGACCTGTGGGAGGTCTACGTGCGCGGCCCGGAGGCGTCTGCGGACCCCAGCGCCTGGGAGACCGAACTCTTCCGCCGCATCGACGCCGAAGGGCTCGACGGCCCCAAGTAGGTCCGAACGTCGTCGCATCGGCCACGCCCCGCGCCTGAACGCGCGAGGCGCAGGTCCGCGCTGTCAGTCGCCCGTGCCGATCTCGCACGCGCCGACTTCGCGCGGGCCGCGAGACCGCCGCTCACCCCGCGATCGGGGGCGTGCGGTCCAGCGAGAGCAGCGCGGTCGCGCCCAGGAACACGGCGTACGACCCCACCAGAATCGCGCCCTCCACGCGCGACACCGTGCGCCCGAACGTGCGGCTGATGGGCACCAGCGCGATCGCCAGCAGCGCCATGTACCCCAGGCCGAGCATGAGCGCAGGATCGTGCGGCGGGGGCGAGATCAGCGCCGCGATCCCGAAGATCGCCCCCGCGTTGAACAGGCACGACCCCAGCGCGTTGCCCACCGCCAGGTCCGTCTGGCCCCGGCGCACCGCCGTCACACCGGTCACGAGTTCCGGGAGCGACGTCCCCAGCGAGACGATCGTCACGCCGACCACCGCGCGCGGCAGGTCGAGCCCCGCCGCGATCCCCGACGCCCCCCCCCGTCGCCAGCATTCCACCCAGCGAGAGCAGCGCCACCCCGCCCGCGCCGAACAGCAGGATCAGCACCCACGACAGCGGCACGCGCGTGCCGACCGGCGCGGGCTCGGGCCCGGTGGCGGACGCGGCGGCCGGCACCGCGCGGCCGCGCGCTCGCATGGCCGACATCACCGTCCACATGCTGTACCACCCGAACACCGCGAGCATGATCCCTGCTTCCAGCGACGAGAACCCCGCCACGAGGCCCAGCACCGCCATGAACGTCAGCACCGCCGCGTTCAGCCAGATCTCCACGCGGATCAGACGCTGCTCGACGACCAGCGGCGTGAAGAGCGCGCACACGCCCAGCACCAGCGCCATGTTGCAGATGTTCGCGCCCACCACGTTGCCCAACGCCAGGCCCCCGAACCCGCGCAGCGCCGATACCACGTTCAGCGCCAGTTCCGGTGCGCTTGTCCCCCACGCCACCAGCGTCAGGCCGACCACCAGCGACGGCACGCGCAGACGCACCGCGGCGTCGACCGACGCCGAGACCAGCAAGCGCCCGCCGGCCAGCAGCAGCACGAGCCCCCCGACGAACTCCGCGACGCTCGCCAGCATCGTCCCCCTTTCCGGCGCTCAAGACGCCCGCCGAGTCTCGATCGGCAGGCATACGACGCGTACCGTACTCCTGTTCGGCAAGCTGCCTGTCATCGCGCACGGGCGCGCGTGTACGAAGGGAGGTACGACATGCGTGTGCTTCGTTCTGTGGCCGCCGCCGTCGACTTTACCGCCGGTTCCCGTGTCGCGCTCCACTGTGCCCTTCGCATCGCCGCGCGCGACAACGCGACCGTCCACCCCATCCACGTGATCGACACGCTCGTCGCCACCGAGCTGGAAGAGGCCCTGAGCCCCTACCAGAAGGACCTGCGCGCCGGCCTCGTCCGCGACGCGCAGCTCGCATGGGACTCCTGGCGCAGCGCCAGCCCCGGCGCCGCGGCCCTCCCGCTTGATGTTCGCATCGACACGCGCGTCATGGGCATCCTCCGCGCCGCCGCCGACGCCAAGGCCGATCTGCTCGTCGCCGGCGCCTACGGCACGACGCGTCCGGACGTCGGCATGGGCACCGTCGCCACGGCCTGCGTGCGGTACGCCGCCATGGACGTGCTGCTCGTGCGCGACACGCACCCCGCCGGGTTCCGCCGCATCGTCGCGTGCGTGGATTTCTCGCAGGCCTCGCGTGCCGTCGTCGCCGATGCCGCCCGGATCGCCGCTCAGGACGGCGCCGAGCTGCACCTGCTCCACGTCTTCCGGGCGCCGTGGCACGAGCTGCACTACCCCGCGCCCACGCCAGGAGCCGACCCTCGCCTCCAGAAGCAGTATCGCGACGGGCTGGAGGGACGCCTGCGCGCGTTCTGCGACCAATGCCGCGACGATCTCAACGGGGTCACGCCCGTCCGCCAGCTCCAGGACGATCGGGGGCATCGCAGCGGGATCGTGGAGTACGCCGCAAACGTCCAGGCCGATCTCATCGTGCTCGGCACCCGGGGTAAGTCCAACATCCGCGACATCGTCCTGGGCAGCACCGCGGAGAAGGTCCTCCGCGACACGCCCTGCTCGGTGCTCGCCGTCCGCGTGACGGCCTAAACCGGGCGTGCAGTGTCAGGCCTGGGGCCGGGGAGCGTCTCGCCCGCTTCATCCGCATCCAGGAAGCGATTGCGCACTTCCGGCGCGGGGACCATGCACGCCTCGCGTCGACCGAACCAGCGGTACCGCCGCCGCGCGATCGCGTCATACGCCCGGTCGCGCAGCACGCGCGGCGCGAGCCCCGCCACCCGCGCCAGCACCCCCCACACGCCCCCCACGCCGCGCGCGATGCGCAGCACCGCGTCCGAACGCACGTGCACGCCGTCGGCGTCGATGAGGACCATGCTGTCGGGACGCGTTGGTGGGCCCGACGTCCCGGGGGGGCCATCCTGCGCCCGCGGGGCGGTCTCCGCCGGCATGCCGCCCTGCCCGAGCAGGCCCGCCGCCGCCCGAGATTGCAGCGACGCGAACCGGAACACGCCCGCCCGATCCCGCCGCACGATCCAGGCGACCGATCTGTTGCACAGCGTGCACACGCCGTCGAACAGCA encodes:
- a CDS encoding DCC1-like thiol-disulfide oxidoreductase family protein; the protein is MAPHAPHPVVLFDGVCTLCNRSVAWIVRRDRAGVFRFASLQSRAAAGLLGQGGMPAETAPRAQDGPPGTSGPPTRPDSMVLIDADGVHVRSDAVLRIARGVGGVWGVLARVAGLAPRVLRDRAYDAIARRRYRWFGRREACMVPAPEVRNRFLDADEAGETLPGPRPDTARPV
- a CDS encoding GyrI-like domain-containing protein produces the protein MIQPPEIVSASTRPAAVIRLAIPRAEIRHVMGPAISEILSTVAGQGAAVSGPMFSHHLSMPSGHFDFNVGFPITGVLTPQGRVAAGVLPGGRAARTVYRGNYEGLPAAWGAFEAWLAAQKLSLGSDLWEVYVRGPEASADPSAWETELFRRIDAEGLDGPK
- a CDS encoding carbonic anhydrase family protein, which codes for MKCARPSSVCRNAATMLLAGAAIVAPALVGCQTTTSARSASGARVMTASAQQAMSPAQVVEDLRLGNARFVAGTPDRHDYGSQVRETAGGQHPKAVVLSCIDSRVPPEIVFDQGVGDIFVGRVAGNFENEDLLGGMEYATAVAGAKAIIVLGHSSCGAIKGAIDHVRLGNLTASLENVRPAIEAASAHAHADHLDSHNAPFVQAVAEANVRQTMRDIMARSEVLRERVERGELTIVGAVYDLKTGAVQWLNEDVSRHQVTHGDSALPGEHAPARVWDAR
- a CDS encoding universal stress protein — protein: MAAAVDFTAGSRVALHCALRIAARDNATVHPIHVIDTLVATELEEALSPYQKDLRAGLVRDAQLAWDSWRSASPGAAALPLDVRIDTRVMGILRAAADAKADLLVAGAYGTTRPDVGMGTVATACVRYAAMDVLLVRDTHPAGFRRIVACVDFSQASRAVVADAARIAAQDGAELHLLHVFRAPWHELHYPAPTPGADPRLQKQYRDGLEGRLRAFCDQCRDDLNGVTPVRQLQDDRGHRSGIVEYAANVQADLIVLGTRGKSNIRDIVLGSTAEKVLRDTPCSVLAVRVTA